The following proteins are encoded in a genomic region of Spirosoma sp. SC4-14:
- a CDS encoding ABC transporter permease: MFTNYLKIAWRNLLRQTGFSLINIVGLTVGLTCCFLILLFVRHELSYDTFQQKFDRIYRITYLPKFAGLEQPLALTPPPVSPLLRANFSEIETSARVFQSPATVEVVGRGRPIKYDEERFFFADSSLLAIFSFRFLQGDPHKALNDKFTVIITDKVAHKYFGNQNPIGKTMLYEGQHPLTVTGVVEEFPDNSHIRIDLLANYETMFATESESARQNLPQNWIISHGYTYVLLRPGKLPETVNARFPQFLLTHANKQFAKDIVYKLEPMGNFHLRSDAQEGPEPNGSITYLYVFIGIALMTLLIACINFVNLSTARSLKRAKEVGIRKVLGSEKQQLMAQFLGESMLLSVIALSLSFVLIGALLPVLNDLTGKHITVRYFLSDGWLILFFVGVAMLTGLLSGSYPAFFVSRFQPIATLKGSFVSGKAKGGMVRQLLLGVQFVASIALIIGTLVSFLQLRYMQNQPMGFDKEFIITANTLNAKITNVFADRSDSTYQRLRTFRDILLKNPHIRTVTLSNRQMVAGAIRRNVVPEGHQPDENLFIGTVAVDHNFAKTYGLKLVAGRDFSEAYPTDKTDAFLINETGVNQFGWKSPAQAIGKTVNLEGRQGKIVGVLKDFHNQSLQAPIESLLLTVDQPMLSIFSIKLGAENKAETIAAIRQEWDHFFPEKGFAFDFLDQRLAQLYERELRLSKLIGYFAGLAILISCLGLYGLVSLVTQQKTKEIGIRKVLGASVPDIVQLLSRDFVILVLIALFIASPIAWWAMNKWLADFAYRIELSWWMFALSGLLALSVTVLTVSFQSIKAALVNPVSSLRSE, translated from the coding sequence ATGTTCACAAACTACCTCAAAATCGCCTGGCGGAACCTGCTGCGACAGACAGGTTTTTCGCTCATCAACATTGTCGGTCTGACGGTTGGATTGACCTGTTGTTTTCTGATTCTGTTGTTCGTTCGTCACGAACTCAGCTATGATACATTTCAGCAGAAGTTCGACCGGATTTACCGTATAACGTATCTGCCTAAGTTTGCGGGGCTTGAACAACCGCTGGCGCTGACACCTCCGCCGGTTTCTCCGCTGCTTCGGGCAAATTTTTCGGAGATCGAAACGTCGGCACGAGTGTTTCAATCGCCGGCCACGGTTGAAGTGGTGGGGCGGGGACGTCCCATCAAATATGATGAGGAGCGGTTTTTCTTCGCCGATTCGAGTTTGTTGGCTATTTTTTCCTTTCGTTTTCTTCAGGGCGACCCGCATAAAGCACTAAACGATAAGTTTACGGTTATCATTACCGACAAAGTCGCTCATAAATACTTTGGCAATCAGAATCCAATTGGGAAAACGATGCTTTATGAAGGGCAACATCCGTTGACGGTAACCGGCGTTGTTGAGGAGTTTCCCGATAATTCGCATATCCGTATCGATCTGCTGGCTAACTACGAAACCATGTTTGCCACTGAGAGCGAAAGCGCTCGTCAGAATCTGCCACAAAACTGGATCATCTCGCATGGCTATACGTATGTGTTGCTGCGCCCCGGAAAGTTGCCCGAAACAGTTAATGCCCGTTTCCCGCAATTTTTGCTGACACATGCCAATAAGCAATTTGCCAAAGACATTGTCTATAAACTGGAGCCAATGGGCAACTTTCATTTGCGTTCCGATGCGCAGGAGGGCCCTGAGCCAAACGGCAGCATTACCTATCTCTATGTCTTTATTGGTATTGCGCTGATGACGCTGTTGATAGCCTGCATCAATTTTGTGAATCTGTCAACAGCCAGGTCGCTCAAACGGGCTAAAGAAGTCGGAATTCGGAAAGTACTGGGCAGCGAGAAACAACAACTTATGGCGCAGTTTCTGGGCGAGTCGATGTTACTAAGTGTAATTGCCCTGAGCTTGTCGTTTGTGCTGATTGGGGCATTACTACCGGTTCTGAACGATCTGACAGGCAAGCACATTACGGTCCGCTATTTTCTGTCGGATGGCTGGCTGATTCTATTCTTTGTTGGAGTAGCCATGCTGACGGGGTTGCTGTCGGGGAGTTATCCGGCCTTTTTCGTGTCGCGGTTTCAGCCAATTGCTACCCTGAAAGGGAGTTTTGTAAGCGGGAAAGCTAAAGGCGGAATGGTTCGGCAACTGCTGTTGGGCGTGCAGTTTGTGGCATCCATTGCACTAATTATTGGTACACTGGTATCGTTTCTGCAGTTGCGCTATATGCAGAATCAGCCAATGGGATTCGACAAAGAATTTATCATTACGGCCAATACGCTCAATGCAAAAATTACCAACGTCTTTGCCGATCGGAGCGATAGTACCTACCAGCGGTTGCGGACATTTCGGGATATCCTGTTAAAAAATCCGCACATTCGGACCGTAACACTTTCGAACCGACAGATGGTGGCCGGTGCTATTCGGCGTAATGTGGTGCCAGAAGGCCACCAGCCCGACGAAAATCTGTTTATTGGCACCGTTGCCGTCGATCATAACTTTGCCAAAACGTACGGCTTGAAATTGGTAGCAGGGCGCGACTTTTCGGAGGCCTACCCGACCGACAAAACAGACGCCTTTCTGATCAACGAAACGGGCGTAAACCAGTTTGGCTGGAAATCGCCCGCTCAGGCTATTGGGAAAACGGTCAATCTGGAAGGCAGGCAGGGAAAAATTGTTGGGGTGCTGAAAGATTTTCATAACCAGTCGCTCCAGGCACCTATCGAAAGTTTACTGCTAACAGTCGATCAACCGATGTTAAGTATTTTTTCAATCAAACTTGGAGCAGAAAACAAAGCCGAAACCATTGCGGCCATTCGGCAGGAATGGGACCACTTTTTTCCCGAAAAGGGCTTTGCTTTTGACTTCCTCGATCAACGATTGGCGCAGCTTTATGAGCGGGAATTACGGTTGAGCAAGCTTATCGGCTACTTTGCCGGGTTAGCAATTCTGATTTCGTGTTTAGGCTTATACGGGCTGGTTTCGCTCGTTACGCAGCAGAAGACCAAAGAAATTGGTATCCGAAAAGTGCTGGGTGCATCGGTTCCTGACATTGTTCAGCTACTTTCCAGAGACTTTGTAATTCTGGTACTGATTGCGCTATTTATCGCGTCGCCCATTGCGTGGTGGGCCATGAACAAATGGCTTGCCGATTTTGCGTACCGGATCGAACTCTCCTGGTGGATGTTTGCCTTGTCGGGCTTGCTAGCCTTGTCGGTTACGGTATTAACCGTTAGTTTTCAGAGTATTAAAGCTGCGTTGGTAAATCCGGTTAGTTCCCTGCGGTCGGAATAA
- a CDS encoding ABC transporter permease, translated as MFRNYIKIAIRSLLKHKLYSSINVFGLALGMACSLLIGLWVKNELDYDRFLPNADRICFVRVNFPFNGETITNFPTPGPLQEAISQHIPEVAAATKVNWGFDALIKVGEKAAKENGRYATADFFGVFDLPSIAGNPKAALAQTNQIVITRKVAEKYFPNGQALGKTLQLDNNKFYVVGAVLENLPYNSSLQFDWLVNWKVYEQDWMKTWGNNSFQTFVRLKPHTTLPQAEKAMAVLYPRYGGKNFETGRPTLQPITDFHLYSEYKNGKAVGGRIEYVRIFAIVALFILLVACINFMNLATARSAMRAKEVGVRKVVGALRSSLIGQFLSEAILTSLLAIGLALLLVWGLLSRFNTLFSTHLVLNLTDPSLWAILAILVLITGFVSGSYPALFLSSLQPIKILKGRLQFGSGPALFRRTLVVFQFSLSIFLIVGMLTVGRQMSYLRTKNLGLDRENVLYVPLEGEIAQATKVEAFRQEVMRKPSIVSATTAMSLPVNVQSSSGDLDWTGKDPKLQTNVSCMFVGGDFTRTMNIKLLDGRDFRTDSPADSTNYLINEAAAKLMGMKDPVGKEVKFWPGKGHIIGLMKDFHINSLHDPIKPLILCFDTRNTSYLLVKTRAGQTQQAITDLEQITKDFNPNYPFDYHFVDEEYESLYRSEQQVYSLVNYFGLLAILISCLGLFGLAAFMAEQRTKEIGVRKVLGASVFSLVGMLSQDFLKLVIIALVLSAPLAWWALHQWLETFAYKTELSWWLFGLAGGLAILIAFLTVSYQSIKAALMNPVMSLRSE; from the coding sequence ATGTTCCGCAACTACATTAAAATCGCCATCCGGAGTTTGTTGAAACACAAGCTCTATTCATCAATCAATGTGTTTGGTCTGGCACTGGGCATGGCTTGTAGCTTGCTAATTGGTCTTTGGGTTAAGAACGAACTAGACTATGACCGGTTTTTGCCCAATGCCGACCGAATTTGTTTTGTGCGCGTAAATTTTCCATTCAATGGCGAAACCATTACTAATTTCCCCACGCCAGGTCCGCTTCAGGAAGCGATCTCACAACACATTCCGGAGGTAGCGGCTGCTACCAAAGTAAACTGGGGTTTTGATGCGCTGATTAAGGTTGGAGAAAAAGCGGCTAAAGAAAACGGGCGTTATGCTACGGCAGATTTCTTTGGCGTTTTCGATCTGCCTTCCATAGCCGGAAATCCGAAAGCGGCACTGGCACAAACTAACCAGATCGTCATTACAAGAAAAGTAGCCGAAAAATACTTTCCTAACGGACAGGCTCTCGGAAAAACACTCCAGCTCGACAACAACAAGTTTTATGTGGTTGGGGCTGTACTGGAAAATCTCCCCTACAACTCCTCGCTCCAGTTCGACTGGCTCGTCAACTGGAAAGTATATGAACAGGACTGGATGAAAACCTGGGGCAATAACTCTTTCCAGACCTTTGTACGGCTAAAGCCCCACACCACACTGCCACAGGCTGAGAAAGCTATGGCGGTTCTGTATCCACGCTATGGTGGAAAGAATTTTGAAACGGGCAGACCGACCTTACAGCCCATCACCGACTTTCATTTATACTCAGAGTATAAAAATGGCAAAGCCGTTGGCGGACGAATCGAATATGTTCGGATTTTCGCGATTGTTGCTTTGTTTATCCTGCTGGTTGCCTGTATCAATTTCATGAATCTGGCCACGGCCCGGTCGGCTATGCGAGCGAAAGAAGTTGGCGTTCGTAAAGTGGTTGGCGCATTGCGGTCGTCGCTAATCGGACAATTTTTGAGCGAAGCTATACTGACTAGTTTACTGGCTATCGGTCTGGCTTTATTGTTAGTCTGGGGGTTATTGTCTAGGTTCAATACGCTATTCAGTACCCATTTGGTCCTTAATCTGACAGACCCATCTCTTTGGGCTATCCTGGCTATTCTGGTGCTCATTACTGGTTTTGTGTCTGGCAGTTACCCTGCCCTTTTCCTGTCGTCGCTACAACCCATTAAGATCCTGAAAGGGCGTCTGCAATTTGGTTCTGGCCCCGCGCTTTTCCGGCGGACTTTAGTCGTATTTCAATTTTCGTTGTCGATTTTTCTAATTGTAGGTATGCTGACCGTTGGGCGGCAGATGAGTTATCTACGAACCAAGAACCTTGGTCTCGATCGAGAAAACGTGCTTTACGTACCGCTGGAGGGCGAAATTGCTCAGGCCACTAAAGTGGAAGCATTTCGGCAGGAAGTCATGCGGAAACCTTCGATCGTGTCGGCTACTACAGCTATGTCGTTGCCAGTCAATGTACAAAGCTCGTCGGGCGATCTGGACTGGACCGGAAAAGATCCGAAACTACAAACCAACGTGTCGTGTATGTTTGTTGGGGGCGATTTTACGCGGACAATGAACATCAAGCTGCTCGATGGCCGCGATTTCAGAACTGATAGCCCGGCCGATTCAACTAATTATCTGATCAACGAAGCGGCTGCCAAACTGATGGGCATGAAAGATCCGGTTGGTAAAGAGGTGAAATTCTGGCCAGGTAAAGGGCACATCATCGGGCTGATGAAAGATTTCCACATCAACTCATTACACGATCCGATCAAACCACTTATTCTTTGTTTCGATACCCGCAATACGAGCTATCTGCTGGTGAAAACCCGCGCTGGCCAAACCCAGCAGGCCATTACTGATCTGGAACAGATTACGAAGGATTTCAACCCGAACTATCCATTCGACTATCATTTTGTGGATGAAGAATATGAAAGCCTGTATCGGAGTGAGCAGCAGGTATATTCGCTGGTTAACTACTTTGGCCTGCTGGCTATTCTGATTTCGTGTTTAGGCTTGTTCGGGCTGGCGGCTTTTATGGCCGAACAACGCACCAAAGAAATTGGCGTTCGGAAAGTGCTGGGTGCGTCGGTGTTTAGCCTTGTGGGTATGCTGTCGCAGGATTTCCTGAAACTGGTCATCATTGCATTGGTACTATCCGCTCCATTAGCATGGTGGGCGTTGCACCAATGGCTGGAGACGTTTGCTTATAAGACAGAGTTGAGCTGGTGGCTTTTCGGTCTGGCAGGAGGACTGGCTATTCTGATTGCGTTCCTGACCGTAAGCTATCAAAGTATTAAAGCCGCACTCATGAATCCCGTAATGAGCTTGCGGAGTGAGTAA
- a CDS encoding efflux RND transporter periplasmic adaptor subunit, which yields MDRALPKRFWTTQRIAVFSGGALVMGLLAYTFLFADRRSKLNVEKDKITISDVTTGPFEDFIAVTGVVQPLKTIRLDAIEGGYVTQKLVEGGNMVHKGDVLLKLENQSLKLSFLQSETEANRLVNDLQNTRQRLQIERFTLRKTLADLDAQIEQAKDSYDRQAKLYKDKVVSEEDYLKAKRAYERLTAQRVIEIETQKYQEENAKMQIKQLEGTLQRTQKNVSLWQQTLDNLVVKAPVSGQLSSIDVEVGSNINRGQNIGQIDDLDGFKMRVGIDEHYISRVFSGLKGSFEFNGKANELEISRVYPEVKNGRFEVDMIFPKGAPEGIKRGQSSPIQLELGKAAKATLLPVGGFFSDTGGNWVYVVDKSGNRAVKRPITLGRKNPEYYEVLSGLEPGEQVITSSYENFGDNEVLEF from the coding sequence ATGGATCGCGCCTTACCTAAACGATTTTGGACAACACAACGCATTGCTGTTTTTTCTGGTGGTGCACTAGTAATGGGTCTTTTAGCTTACACATTCCTGTTTGCTGACCGGCGGTCGAAACTGAATGTTGAGAAAGATAAAATAACTATTTCAGACGTTACTACCGGACCTTTCGAAGATTTTATTGCCGTTACGGGCGTAGTGCAACCCCTGAAAACCATTCGCCTTGATGCTATTGAAGGTGGTTATGTGACGCAGAAACTGGTTGAAGGGGGGAACATGGTTCATAAAGGTGATGTATTGTTAAAACTTGAAAATCAGAGCCTGAAACTAAGCTTCCTTCAATCGGAAACGGAAGCGAACCGACTCGTCAATGATCTGCAAAATACTCGTCAGCGTCTGCAAATCGAGCGATTTACACTCCGCAAAACACTAGCCGATCTCGATGCTCAAATCGAACAGGCTAAAGATTCTTATGACCGGCAGGCCAAATTGTATAAAGACAAGGTCGTGTCGGAAGAGGATTATCTGAAAGCCAAACGGGCCTACGAACGGCTGACTGCTCAGCGTGTGATTGAGATAGAAACGCAGAAGTATCAGGAGGAAAATGCGAAGATGCAAATCAAACAACTTGAAGGTACCTTGCAACGTACGCAGAAAAATGTCTCTCTTTGGCAACAGACACTCGATAATCTGGTGGTGAAAGCGCCCGTGTCGGGCCAGTTGTCGAGTATCGATGTAGAAGTTGGGTCGAATATCAACCGGGGACAGAACATTGGTCAGATCGACGATCTGGATGGGTTTAAAATGCGGGTTGGTATCGACGAACACTACATTAGCCGTGTATTTTCGGGTTTGAAAGGTAGTTTTGAGTTTAACGGTAAAGCCAATGAACTCGAAATCAGCCGGGTTTATCCTGAGGTGAAAAATGGCCGTTTCGAAGTTGATATGATATTTCCAAAAGGAGCGCCCGAAGGTATTAAACGCGGGCAGTCGTCGCCAATTCAATTGGAATTGGGCAAGGCTGCTAAAGCTACCCTGCTTCCGGTTGGCGGATTCTTCTCCGATACGGGTGGCAACTGGGTATACGTAGTCGATAAATCGGGCAACCGTGCTGTGAAACGCCCCATTACGCTGGGTCGTAAGAATCCAGAATATTATGAAGTGTTAAGCGGCCTTGAACCAGGTGAACAAGTCATTACAAGTTCTTACGAAAATTTTGGCGATAACGAAGTCCTTGAATTTTAA
- a CDS encoding ABC transporter permease, with protein MLRNYLKIAFRMLWKNRTHTLINVVGLSVAFGTGILLFLTASFELSYDKFHADADRIFRIYFLSSNRDGSPDKGATMPYPISPVLKAEFPEIEGVTRWFDRGASVRWNNKTYQKDVRMADGDFLTMFSFPMLKGNPKTAMNSLSDIVISERMAHDIFGKEDPVGKSLELRLNGAWKTFNVTGVASNPPKNSSFEYDALISSQNAGDYQEFKDRWDHGNHDVYIKLKPGVDPQTLQRRTQAMMDKYFASDIKDRQEQGYPKNELGFQRSLMLQPLLNVHFDTETTHGLGISQTYVFTLMLVGFFILAIACINFINLTIAQSLTRAREVGVRKSLGAQRGQLFRQIWGETILLCLGALLIGLGMAYVALPVFNRMFRSSLTLTDFLTPTVLLATAIGFLIVTLVAGGYPSWFVTRFNAVEVLKGKVKVSRPGFLRNSLIVTQFTIACLLIVCTVIVRQQIGYLQNRPMGLDKEQVVSIPVGGELNGSEALKTMRDRLANQPTVIAVSGTGVNIGSGLDGNSSRMMFGFLYGKRDITCDWLRVDTDYLKTLGIKLLQGRDFNASFGTDSTNAILITQTMAKRLGEANPIGKFIKPDDKEYQIVGVVSDFNLYSLHQEIKPIVLQMQSKWPINYILVRVNPQNLNGAMETIKAAWKTIAPKQEFMGSFLDENTERWYKREQRLSNIFSSAAGIAVVLSCMGLFAIALLTIQQRTKEIGVRKVLGASVFSIVSLLSKDFLKLVLAAIVIASPIAWYAMDKWLSDFAYKIDIQWWVFVIAGMLAIAIALITVSFQSIRAALMNPVKSLRSE; from the coding sequence ATGCTTCGCAACTACCTGAAAATAGCCTTCCGAATGCTCTGGAAAAACCGCACTCATACACTAATCAATGTAGTGGGTTTGTCGGTTGCGTTTGGTACAGGAATACTTCTTTTTCTGACCGCTTCCTTCGAATTATCGTACGATAAGTTCCATGCCGATGCCGACCGGATTTTTCGGATCTATTTCCTGTCGTCGAACCGCGACGGTTCGCCCGATAAGGGAGCAACGATGCCTTATCCAATTTCTCCTGTTCTGAAAGCCGAATTTCCGGAAATTGAAGGCGTCACACGCTGGTTCGATAGGGGGGCCAGTGTACGGTGGAACAATAAGACCTACCAGAAAGATGTGCGTATGGCCGATGGCGATTTTCTGACCATGTTTTCGTTTCCGATGCTGAAAGGGAACCCCAAAACCGCCATGAACAGCCTGAGTGACATTGTGATCAGCGAACGCATGGCCCATGATATTTTTGGGAAAGAAGACCCCGTTGGCAAATCACTTGAGCTTCGGCTGAACGGTGCCTGGAAAACATTTAATGTAACAGGCGTAGCCAGTAATCCGCCCAAAAATTCGTCGTTTGAGTACGATGCACTCATTAGCAGTCAGAATGCGGGTGATTATCAGGAATTTAAAGACCGATGGGATCATGGCAACCACGATGTATATATCAAGCTGAAGCCGGGTGTGGACCCGCAAACACTACAGCGTCGTACGCAGGCGATGATGGACAAGTATTTTGCCAGCGATATAAAAGATCGGCAGGAGCAGGGTTATCCGAAAAATGAACTCGGTTTTCAGCGTAGCCTGATGTTGCAACCGCTCTTAAACGTTCATTTCGATACTGAAACCACACATGGGCTCGGCATCAGCCAAACATATGTGTTTACGCTGATGCTGGTCGGGTTCTTTATTCTGGCCATTGCCTGTATCAATTTCATTAACCTGACAATTGCGCAATCGCTTACGCGGGCCCGGGAAGTGGGTGTTCGTAAGTCCCTGGGGGCGCAGCGGGGGCAGTTGTTCCGGCAAATCTGGGGCGAAACCATTTTGCTATGCCTGGGAGCCTTGCTCATTGGTCTGGGCATGGCCTACGTTGCACTGCCTGTGTTTAACCGCATGTTCCGGAGCAGCCTAACGCTTACCGATTTTCTGACACCAACTGTATTGCTGGCAACCGCAATTGGTTTCCTGATCGTTACGCTGGTGGCGGGTGGTTATCCGTCGTGGTTTGTTACTCGGTTCAATGCCGTTGAGGTTCTGAAAGGCAAAGTGAAAGTGAGCCGTCCGGGTTTTCTGCGCAACTCGCTGATCGTTACGCAATTTACCATTGCCTGCCTGTTAATTGTTTGTACGGTAATTGTTCGTCAGCAAATTGGCTATCTGCAAAACCGGCCAATGGGGCTCGACAAGGAACAGGTTGTCAGTATTCCGGTCGGTGGCGAACTAAACGGAAGCGAGGCTCTGAAAACCATGCGCGATCGGCTGGCCAATCAGCCTACCGTAATTGCCGTTTCAGGAACGGGCGTCAACATCGGTTCTGGGCTGGATGGTAATTCGTCGCGAATGATGTTTGGGTTTCTTTATGGGAAACGCGACATTACCTGCGACTGGCTTCGGGTCGATACCGATTACCTGAAAACGCTGGGTATAAAACTGCTTCAGGGGCGCGATTTCAATGCCAGTTTCGGTACCGACTCAACAAATGCCATCTTGATTACCCAAACGATGGCAAAACGGTTGGGTGAAGCAAACCCGATAGGCAAATTTATTAAACCCGACGATAAAGAGTATCAGATTGTGGGCGTTGTGTCTGATTTCAATCTGTATTCGCTGCATCAGGAAATTAAACCAATTGTGCTGCAAATGCAGTCAAAATGGCCCATCAATTACATTCTTGTTCGGGTAAATCCCCAGAATCTGAACGGAGCGATGGAAACCATTAAAGCAGCCTGGAAAACGATAGCGCCGAAGCAGGAATTTATGGGTTCGTTTCTGGACGAAAACACCGAACGCTGGTATAAGCGCGAACAGCGGCTGTCGAACATTTTTTCGTCGGCTGCCGGAATTGCTGTTGTATTGTCGTGTATGGGTCTGTTTGCGATAGCCTTACTAACCATTCAGCAACGGACCAAAGAAATCGGCGTTCGCAAAGTGCTGGGTGCTTCGGTATTCAGCATTGTAAGCCTACTCTCAAAAGATTTTCTTAAACTCGTTTTGGCTGCAATCGTGATCGCTTCGCCCATTGCGTGGTATGCAATGGATAAGTGGTTGTCCGATTTTGCTTACAAAATCGATATTCAGTGGTGGGTATTTGTGATTGCGGGTATGTTAGCCATTGCGATTGCCTTAATCACGGTTAGTTTTCAAAGTATTCGGGCCGCGTTGATGAACCCCGTAAAATCACTTCGGTCTGAGTAA
- a CDS encoding ABC transporter ATP-binding protein, protein MIQTVNLQKLFSTEEVETTALNGINMEVKDGEFVAIMGPSGCGKSTLLNILGLLDNPSEGEYNFYGTPVARMTERQRAQLRKGSIGFVFQSFNLIDELTVYENVELPLLYLKTPADERKKRVEEALERMSIMHRRNHFPQQLSGGQQQRTAIARAVVAKPKLILADEPTGNLDSKNGEEVMKLLGELNDEGTTIIMVTHSPYDAGFAHRIVNLFDGKVVTENFHV, encoded by the coding sequence ATGATCCAAACAGTTAACCTTCAGAAGCTCTTCTCGACCGAAGAAGTAGAAACCACCGCCCTTAACGGCATTAACATGGAAGTTAAAGATGGCGAATTTGTCGCTATCATGGGCCCTTCGGGTTGTGGTAAATCCACGCTGCTCAATATTTTGGGCTTGCTGGATAACCCTAGCGAAGGAGAATATAATTTCTATGGCACACCCGTAGCCCGGATGACTGAGCGCCAGCGGGCTCAATTACGAAAAGGGTCAATAGGCTTCGTATTCCAGAGCTTTAACCTGATCGACGAGCTGACCGTGTATGAAAACGTTGAGTTACCGCTGTTGTATCTGAAAACTCCCGCCGATGAGCGTAAAAAGCGTGTAGAAGAAGCTTTGGAGCGGATGAGCATCATGCACCGCCGGAATCACTTCCCACAACAACTCTCTGGTGGTCAGCAACAACGGACAGCCATTGCCCGGGCAGTTGTTGCCAAACCCAAGCTAATTCTGGCCGATGAACCGACGGGTAACCTCGACTCGAAGAATGGTGAAGAGGTGATGAAACTACTGGGCGAACTGAACGATGAGGGAACCACCATCATCATGGTGACGCACTCACCCTACGATGCCGGTTTTGCCCATCGTATCGTTAATCTGTTCGATGGTAAAGTTGTAACCGAGAATTTTCACGTATAA